A region from the Aegilops tauschii subsp. strangulata cultivar AL8/78 chromosome 5, Aet v6.0, whole genome shotgun sequence genome encodes:
- the LOC109767528 gene encoding uncharacterized protein, which yields MNPACAEAAAAKKSRHKDKKEKKSKRKETAEHLGGEPATAEEEAVHKKKKKKHAEEEEKADPKRRPTVSIAVAGSVIDNAQSLELATLLAGQIARAAAVFRIDEIVVFDSSPAAENGGGAEEEEESGARFLVRILEYLETPQYLRRRLFPMHKNFKYVGLLPPLDAPHHVRKHEWSEFREGVTLGGDRSKGTLVDVGLSQNVLVEQIVEQGKRVTVAMGTNRDLTPACVRKVVPQSSPSEEMGSYWGYKVRYASNLSGVINDSPYKEGYDHIIGTSEHGETIISSELILPSFRHLLIAFGGLAGLEESIEEDPNLNGKGANDVFPCYLNTCPNQGSRTIRTEEALLISLQYFQDPIRRAGMAS from the exons atgaatCCGGCATGCGCGGAGGCAGCCGCCGCCAAGAAGTCCCGGCACAAGGACAAGAAGGAGAAGAAAAGCAAGCGCAAAGAAACCGCGGAGCACCTCGGCGGCGAGCCCGCGACGGCCGAGGAGGAAGCCGTccacaagaagaagaagaagaagcacgcggaggaggaggagaaggcggATCCGAAGCGGAGGCCGACGGTGAGCATCGCCGTCGCAGGCTCCGTCATCGACAACGCCCAGTCTCTCGAGCTCGCCACCCTC CTGGCCGGTCAGATAGCCCGTGCGGCGGCCGTATTCCGCATCGACGAGATTGTCGTCTTCGACAGCAGTCCAGCGGCGGAGAACGGCGGTGGcgccgaagaggaagaggagagcGGTGCACGGTTCCTTGTCCGCATACTGGAGTATCTGGAAACGCCGCAGTACCTGCGCCGCCGTCTCTTCCCAATGCACAAGAACTTTAAATATGTG GGGTTGCTTCCACCGCTGGACGCGCCGCACCATGTGCGCAAGCATGAGTGGTCTGAATTTCGTGAAG GTGTAACATTGGGTGGGGATCGTTCAAAGGGTACACTTGTTGATGTTGGGTTAAGTCAG AACGTTCTGGTTGAGCAAATCGTAGAACAAGGAAAAAGGGTAACTGTAGCCATGGGAACCAACAGAGACCTTACACCAG CTTGTGTAAGGAAAGTCGTTCCCCAGTCCTCACCCAGCGAAGAAATGGGATCATATTGGGGCTATAAAGTCCGGTATGCTTCAAATTTAAGTGGTGTTATCAATGATTCACCATACAAG GAAGGATATGATCATATCATTGGCACTTCAGAGCATGGCGAAACCATTATTTCATCTGAGCTAATCTTACCTTCATTCAG GCACCTTTTAATTGCGTTTGGTGGACTGGCTGGTCTGGAAGAAAGCATCGAAGAGGACCCAAATCTGAAT GGCAAAGGTGCAAATGATGTATTCCCATGTTATTTGAATACATGCCCCAACCAAGGTAGCAGAACAATAAGGACAGAG GAGGCACTTCTCATATCCCTTCAATACTTCCAAGACCCCATCAGGCGAGCAGGGATGGCGAGTTAG